In one window of Posidoniimonas corsicana DNA:
- a CDS encoding FecR domain-containing protein has translation MDNRIEMRSAVRVRASQACDGVLDDDGRRELAELLSRDASLVEDYAAFVATDALVEIATGVRTLEMPESVTPQGAAPREERASRVKNDIARRGPSPGWSSALRGFRSQWKPLAVAATLLLGVVGWRLTLPFAHFVAVDDARWEGGETYAVGSQLGRGWLTLEQGNARLTFESGAMVSVQGPARFRARSSNGAEIEYGVVSVRTPESASGFRLKTPDYTVVDIGTGFRVSATESGASHLHVTEGRVEVYPGGSPEPLRLSAGQLASAAGPGTPLSVVDRVDPVCSESAEYEAEHPASLAYNAYDHDDRIKVFLESYRRELSGVVRLNCTESGRHNRFDGVAARLEPGEVASTYLVHSAPTRRRHIVEGKITFPGRILGVVCSSDGLNATNESLGAGWSLQCAHPERGLESTPNRNGDYIWISPDRRSLSVVLKTESIDQLRVLVAE, from the coding sequence ATGGATAATCGAATCGAAATGCGGTCTGCGGTCCGGGTCCGTGCCTCGCAGGCGTGCGACGGCGTTTTAGATGACGACGGACGCCGCGAGCTTGCGGAACTCCTGTCCCGCGACGCCTCACTCGTGGAAGACTACGCCGCCTTCGTCGCAACGGACGCGTTGGTTGAGATCGCCACGGGCGTGCGGACTCTCGAGATGCCAGAGTCCGTCACGCCCCAAGGAGCGGCTCCGCGAGAAGAAAGGGCCAGCCGGGTGAAGAACGACATTGCTCGGCGAGGTCCGTCGCCTGGCTGGAGTTCGGCCCTCCGCGGGTTTCGCTCACAGTGGAAGCCCCTAGCTGTCGCCGCGACGCTTCTCCTAGGGGTCGTCGGGTGGCGCCTGACCCTGCCGTTCGCACACTTTGTAGCGGTTGACGACGCGCGTTGGGAGGGCGGCGAGACCTACGCAGTAGGCTCACAATTGGGACGCGGGTGGTTGACGCTTGAGCAGGGGAACGCACGTCTAACCTTCGAGAGTGGCGCTATGGTTTCGGTGCAGGGGCCCGCCAGGTTTCGCGCACGGTCCAGTAACGGCGCGGAGATCGAGTATGGCGTGGTGTCCGTCCGGACGCCCGAGAGTGCCTCGGGGTTTCGACTCAAAACTCCGGACTACACGGTCGTCGACATCGGCACCGGTTTCCGTGTGTCGGCAACCGAGTCGGGGGCCTCGCACCTTCACGTAACGGAGGGGCGGGTCGAGGTCTACCCGGGTGGGTCGCCTGAGCCGCTGCGTCTCTCAGCGGGGCAATTGGCGTCCGCAGCGGGTCCGGGAACGCCGCTATCGGTTGTGGACCGAGTCGACCCTGTCTGCAGCGAGAGCGCTGAATATGAGGCCGAACACCCGGCTTCCTTGGCCTACAACGCGTACGATCACGATGACCGCATCAAGGTATTCTTGGAAAGCTACCGCCGAGAGCTCAGCGGTGTCGTGAGACTCAACTGCACAGAGTCTGGTCGTCACAACCGGTTTGATGGCGTTGCCGCACGTTTAGAGCCAGGTGAGGTTGCGAGCACCTACCTAGTCCACTCCGCGCCCACAAGGCGTAGGCATATCGTAGAGGGCAAGATCACGTTCCCCGGTAGGATACTTGGCGTGGTCTGCAGCTCCGATGGGTTGAACGCCACAAACGAATCTCTCGGCGCCGGGTGGTCACTCCAGTGTGCGCACCCTGAGAGGGGACTCGAGTCGACGCCGAACCGCAATGGCGATTACATCTGGATAAGCCCGGACCGTCGATCCCTTTCCGTGGTTCTCAAGACAGAATCAATCGATCAACTGCGGGTGCTCGTGGCGGAGTAG
- a CDS encoding sigma-70 family RNA polymerase sigma factor has protein sequence MQMIAVQTRLYAYVLSLVLDRERASEILQQTNLVMLEKAGEFEEGTNFSAWAYRVAFYEVLADRRKRSREKHLFNDELLALVASHSSTIGDSLDDRSVALEDCLSYLPDRHRQLITQRYRPGGSVAALAESLRKTPAAVSTLLYRIRSELLECTQKKLSHARS, from the coding sequence ATGCAGATGATCGCCGTGCAGACGAGGCTGTACGCGTACGTGCTATCGCTGGTGCTCGATCGCGAAAGGGCGTCTGAGATACTGCAGCAAACGAACCTCGTCATGCTTGAGAAGGCCGGCGAGTTCGAAGAGGGAACCAACTTTTCCGCATGGGCGTATCGCGTCGCGTTCTACGAAGTCCTTGCCGACCGCCGCAAGCGGAGCCGAGAGAAGCACCTGTTTAATGACGAGCTGCTTGCACTTGTGGCGTCCCACTCGTCCACCATTGGCGACTCGTTAGACGATAGGTCCGTAGCGTTGGAAGACTGCCTCTCGTACCTTCCCGATAGGCACAGGCAGTTGATCACCCAGCGGTACCGGCCCGGCGGCAGTGTAGCTGCCCTCGCCGAATCCCTCCGCAAAACGCCTGCGGCCGTGTCGACGTTGCTCTACCGCATCCGGAGTGAGTTGCTCGAATGCACCCAAAAGAAACTCAGCCACGCGCGAAGTTGA
- a CDS encoding DUF1559 domain-containing protein, producing MDSLQACFRSRVLAELGTEAFAKHGRPTLWSSPQRGGKAGSQRFDAFTLVELLVVIAIIGVLIALLLPAVQAARESARRSSCMNNMRQLGLAHMNYESTNNRLAPGNQWRASENNSAPGPRFTPNVVFLMSYLEEGPRFSQYDRALDWDDQPVPVLEALGSPMPTYQCPSDQGQRMTATTAGGGATSDQFDDAKGNYGVNWGSLFGFDQYDERLEIGAAADAPMSIVYSSATERESGPGSRRAPFSYNFGAKLSQITDGTSHTFLMLEMLQAPTAPGAVDRRGRIWNHLPGSYHVTAYLPPNGLTTPYPGQDKNVKGDRGTCADQPDLGLPCSPTTQERLMHMAARSRHAGGVVVSMCDASVHFVVDSIDHPTYQRLAVRDDGEPSRLP from the coding sequence ATGGACTCTCTGCAGGCGTGTTTCAGATCGCGGGTTCTTGCCGAACTCGGTACGGAGGCGTTCGCCAAGCACGGACGCCCCACCCTTTGGTCCTCGCCACAGCGGGGCGGGAAAGCTGGCAGCCAGCGATTCGACGCATTTACGCTGGTCGAGCTGCTAGTGGTGATCGCTATCATCGGCGTCCTGATCGCTCTGCTCCTCCCCGCCGTCCAGGCTGCGAGAGAATCAGCACGACGCAGCAGCTGCATGAACAACATGCGTCAGCTCGGGTTGGCGCACATGAACTACGAGTCAACCAACAACCGCCTGGCGCCTGGCAACCAATGGCGAGCCAGCGAGAACAACTCGGCGCCGGGACCCCGATTCACTCCCAACGTTGTCTTCCTCATGAGCTACCTGGAAGAGGGGCCGCGGTTCTCACAGTACGACCGTGCGCTCGACTGGGACGACCAGCCGGTGCCGGTGCTCGAAGCGCTGGGATCGCCGATGCCTACCTACCAGTGCCCCAGCGACCAGGGACAGCGGATGACGGCGACAACCGCCGGCGGCGGCGCTACGTCGGACCAGTTCGACGACGCCAAGGGCAACTACGGCGTCAACTGGGGGTCGCTGTTCGGTTTCGATCAGTACGACGAGCGGCTTGAGATTGGCGCCGCGGCTGACGCTCCCATGAGCATCGTTTACAGCTCAGCTACCGAGCGGGAGTCTGGGCCCGGTAGCCGACGCGCGCCCTTTTCTTACAACTTCGGCGCAAAGCTCTCTCAGATCACAGACGGAACGTCTCACACCTTCCTCATGCTGGAGATGCTCCAAGCCCCGACGGCCCCTGGGGCGGTGGACCGTCGGGGCCGCATCTGGAACCACCTGCCGGGCTCGTACCACGTTACCGCGTACCTTCCACCAAACGGTCTTACCACGCCCTACCCAGGGCAGGACAAGAACGTGAAGGGGGATCGGGGGACGTGCGCCGATCAGCCGGACCTTGGATTGCCGTGCAGCCCTACGACGCAAGAACGTCTGATGCACATGGCAGCTCGAAGCAGGCATGCCGGCGGAGTCGTTGTCAGCATGTGCGACGCGTCGGTGCACTTCGTAGTGGACTCGATCGACCATCCCACCTATCAGCGGCTTGCGGTTCGAGACGACGGCGAGCCATCCCGACTACCCTAG
- a CDS encoding sulfatase: protein MILRTLVTVSAVLAGAAAIAASPPNIVLIVADDLGWKDLACYGSDSYETPHIDQLASSGVRYSDAYATCPVCSPSRASLMTGKNPARLGLTAHIGDPQPENWKRDTPLKPAPYIGNLPLEEITLAERLHDAGYATLHAGKWHLGGERHWPEYQGFDVNIGGWSQGGPFGGKQYYSPYANPRLSDGPEGEYLTDRLASEAAQFIHARRFKPFFVYLPFYSVHVPLVARKDLLEKYEQKFSRSDAIEMVQTLDGTERARQDHAVYAAMVEAMDQAVGVVLNAIQEAGVADNTIVVFTSDNGGLATGDIGISAEQGWPTTNKPLRAGKGWLYEGGIRVPLIVRPPGESVSGAVSSRVVTGCDLYRSLLTLAELDVPESEGLDSVSFAGSLAAEESQRPPAYWHYPHYGNQGGRPGGAMRMGDWKLIEWFGENENDSDVELYNLRDDIGEANNLADECPDRLQSMHTALREWRKELGARMPSPNNVSVSPTQVSLPDEKSNSARR from the coding sequence ATGATTCTACGAACCCTGGTTACAGTCTCAGCCGTCTTGGCGGGCGCGGCGGCGATTGCAGCGTCTCCGCCGAACATCGTGTTAATTGTGGCGGACGACCTCGGCTGGAAGGACCTCGCGTGCTATGGAAGTGACTCCTACGAGACGCCACACATTGACCAGCTAGCCTCATCGGGCGTTCGCTACTCCGATGCCTACGCGACGTGCCCCGTGTGCTCGCCGTCCCGCGCTAGTTTGATGACGGGCAAGAACCCCGCCCGTCTTGGCCTAACGGCTCACATCGGCGACCCTCAGCCAGAGAACTGGAAGAGAGACACGCCGCTCAAGCCGGCGCCCTACATCGGCAACTTACCGCTGGAGGAAATAACGCTTGCCGAACGATTGCACGACGCCGGCTACGCGACGCTGCACGCCGGCAAGTGGCACCTGGGCGGGGAGCGTCACTGGCCAGAGTACCAAGGGTTTGACGTGAATATTGGCGGGTGGTCCCAGGGTGGGCCTTTTGGCGGGAAGCAGTACTACTCTCCTTACGCGAACCCGAGGCTTTCCGACGGCCCCGAGGGAGAGTATCTCACCGACAGACTCGCCAGTGAGGCCGCGCAGTTTATCCATGCTCGTCGCTTCAAGCCGTTCTTCGTATACCTCCCCTTCTACTCCGTCCACGTTCCACTCGTAGCCCGCAAAGACCTCCTGGAGAAGTATGAGCAGAAGTTTTCCCGATCCGATGCAATCGAGATGGTGCAGACCCTCGACGGCACAGAGAGGGCGAGGCAAGACCACGCCGTCTACGCCGCAATGGTGGAGGCCATGGACCAGGCGGTGGGGGTTGTGCTTAACGCGATCCAAGAGGCTGGGGTCGCGGACAACACGATTGTTGTGTTCACGTCCGACAACGGCGGGCTTGCGACCGGGGACATCGGCATCTCTGCAGAGCAAGGATGGCCGACCACGAACAAGCCCCTCCGCGCGGGCAAGGGCTGGCTCTACGAGGGTGGCATTCGCGTTCCTCTCATCGTCCGCCCGCCCGGTGAGTCCGTGTCTGGCGCTGTCTCATCACGGGTGGTGACCGGCTGCGATCTCTACAGATCGCTTCTAACGCTTGCGGAGCTAGACGTGCCAGAGTCGGAGGGCCTCGACAGTGTGAGCTTTGCCGGGTCCCTAGCGGCGGAGGAGAGTCAGCGCCCGCCTGCATACTGGCACTACCCCCACTACGGTAATCAGGGGGGACGTCCAGGCGGCGCGATGCGGATGGGAGATTGGAAACTCATCGAGTGGTTTGGGGAGAACGAGAACGACTCGGACGTTGAGCTGTACAATCTGCGCGACGACATCGGTGAAGCAAACAACCTTGCCGACGAGTGCCCGGATCGGTTGCAGTCAATGCACACTGCGCTGCGCGAGTGGCGCAAGGAGCTTGGCGCGCGTATGCCGAGCCCCAATAACGTTTCTGTCTCTCCGACGCAGGTTTCGTTGCCAGACGAAAAGTCAAATAGTGCTCGCCGATAG
- a CDS encoding integrase core domain-containing protein produces the protein MIFGRALYWTRRAALVPQACLAVEVAAIRIEGRTTAPHSPRQNLYVDRIVGSVRRESLEHVIILGEGHLRRVLADYFGYHNPHRAHHGLSGDDAAAVLEAVRKQRGAAPRSIRAGNGPEFVLNSLVWWSYFSNVTLDFSRPGKPTCNSR, from the coding sequence ATGATCTTCGGACGAGCACTTTACTGGACCCGTCGAGCCGCGTTGGTTCCACAGGCTTGCCTGGCGGTGGAAGTCGCGGCGATCAGGATAGAAGGTCGCACCACGGCTCCACACAGTCCCAGGCAGAATCTGTACGTCGACCGAATTGTGGGCTCGGTACGGCGGGAATCCTTGGAGCACGTGATCATACTTGGCGAAGGCCACTTGCGGCGGGTGCTGGCGGACTACTTCGGGTACCACAACCCCCACCGCGCCCATCACGGACTCAGCGGCGACGACGCGGCCGCGGTGCTTGAGGCTGTTCGCAAGCAGCGTGGCGCCGCGCCAAGGTCGATCCGCGCGGGCAACGGGCCAGAGTTCGTCTTGAATTCGCTTGTCTGGTGGTCGTACTTCAGTAACGTGACGCTCGACTTCAGCCGGCCTGGGAAGCCTACTTGCAACAGTCGTTGA
- a CDS encoding cysteine peptidase family C39 domain-containing protein, with translation MNLLVSLVQLVGAITIPLCAPVALRANEERFAESHPDQSCGQQCLALIAGRLGRDLPLKKIVSICPSGPQGASIAALSKCADTAGLHSLAIALPADRVKLIGTPAILHLQNDLGGHFVAVFPSRHKGDLHCWDPRTDSMEVISTLPRSFTGAALLISDSKVSIADFTQRADTLSLTLWSAAGILLLWRVLPLGICRGLELARPNRQPAAVLASLSCAIGVSGCTMEIGKEIESQGSGERIDLSQPVESSDIDFGEVIAGTAANRVGKIACDNNRTWVVKKIKTSCACTVAELDTGSELSQANEICFSISLRDATTPGRFESTIFVLLENDLGEAKASQFRVFGRIVRPITSVPSVVSLINKSHASAVLRFSSKFRGAKIAKVDCDHPYITARVAETSPDAAEIEASLDQMCPSGDIYGSITVHFSTPASPPHSIRVIGRKESPFRVMPRRLQVTKRIGSRTGQILRKLQVSREDGAQFSIRQAQKQPGVALVADESHASNKSMHNLVVVIDPSASVQQRHLVLACDDTNDACIIVPIVFEK, from the coding sequence GTGAACTTGTTGGTATCCTTGGTGCAACTCGTGGGAGCAATCACGATCCCTCTCTGCGCTCCTGTTGCCTTGAGAGCAAACGAGGAGAGATTTGCAGAGAGCCATCCAGACCAATCTTGCGGGCAACAATGCCTTGCATTAATCGCTGGCAGACTGGGCCGCGACCTGCCTCTCAAGAAAATCGTTTCCATTTGCCCCTCAGGTCCTCAGGGCGCGAGCATTGCAGCTCTGAGCAAGTGCGCAGATACCGCTGGACTTCACAGTCTTGCAATCGCGCTGCCAGCGGATCGCGTTAAACTCATTGGAACCCCGGCGATACTTCATCTTCAGAATGACCTTGGTGGGCATTTCGTTGCAGTCTTCCCGAGCCGTCACAAAGGAGACCTTCACTGCTGGGATCCAAGGACAGATTCCATGGAGGTGATATCGACGTTGCCAAGGTCTTTCACCGGCGCCGCGCTTCTGATTTCAGACAGCAAAGTCAGCATTGCAGACTTTACACAACGCGCCGATACTCTGTCACTAACCTTATGGTCAGCCGCCGGGATACTGCTCCTTTGGCGCGTTCTCCCGCTCGGCATTTGTCGCGGTCTTGAGCTGGCACGCCCCAATCGTCAGCCTGCGGCGGTTCTAGCATCGCTGTCTTGCGCGATTGGCGTAAGCGGCTGCACCATGGAAATTGGTAAGGAGATCGAATCGCAAGGCAGTGGCGAGAGGATCGACCTGAGCCAGCCGGTTGAGTCTAGTGACATCGATTTTGGTGAGGTGATTGCGGGAACGGCCGCTAATAGAGTAGGAAAGATTGCTTGCGACAATAACAGAACGTGGGTCGTTAAGAAAATCAAGACCAGCTGTGCCTGCACTGTTGCAGAGTTGGATACTGGATCTGAACTATCGCAAGCAAACGAGATTTGCTTCTCCATAAGCTTGAGGGACGCCACAACGCCAGGACGATTCGAGTCGACGATATTCGTACTACTCGAGAATGACCTAGGCGAGGCTAAAGCGTCGCAGTTTAGAGTATTCGGCAGAATCGTCAGACCTATCACGTCAGTTCCCAGTGTAGTTTCTCTAATCAATAAGAGTCACGCCTCGGCGGTGCTGCGATTCTCCAGCAAGTTCCGTGGAGCCAAGATCGCCAAGGTGGATTGTGATCATCCCTACATTACCGCGCGAGTAGCGGAGACGTCTCCCGACGCCGCCGAAATAGAAGCAAGCCTAGACCAGATGTGTCCAAGTGGCGACATTTATGGATCTATCACAGTGCACTTCTCTACCCCTGCATCGCCACCGCACTCGATAAGAGTAATTGGACGCAAAGAGTCACCATTTAGAGTAATGCCCCGACGACTACAGGTCACTAAACGCATCGGCTCGAGAACGGGGCAGATCTTGCGCAAACTTCAGGTGTCTCGAGAAGATGGAGCCCAGTTTAGTATTAGGCAAGCTCAAAAGCAGCCAGGAGTAGCATTGGTTGCAGATGAATCGCATGCCTCAAATAAATCTATGCACAACCTTGTTGTTGTGATTGACCCGTCTGCTTCGGTACAGCAGAGGCATCTAGTACTTGCATGCGACGACACAAATGACGCTTGCATAATTGTGCCAATTGTTTTTGAGAAGTGA
- a CDS encoding ArnT family glycosyltransferase, which produces MSSLLTSFQRLGQLVDQPRVAGRVVVGLLAVHTSLLMYSAYVHSPTLNEPGHLVAGLSHWKFGRFELYRVNPPLVRMAAALPVMAVGYESDWSGFYEGPGARPVFDMGKDFVAANGTRTFFLTMIARWACIPFSWLGAVVCYLWGRDLYGRTAGLIACLIWCFEPNILAHASLITADAHATALGLAACYTFWRWLKTPTWAQAALTGVVLGLAELAKTTLILFYPLWPMLWLAYRWQDRATMTPHTWGREAGMLVLRMAIGLYVVNLGYGFDESFMRLKEFHFVSKLFTGEAPPDSETREPKHEFTNRFASTWLADLPVPFPKNYLLGIDTQQKDFESYGRPSYLRGEWRDRGWWHYYLYAGLIKVPLGLLTLGGACILLSLWGVHPAPARDSLLLLTPAIVVLCVVSSKTGFSEHFRYVLPAFPYAFIWISGVITAYGSRIFERKLDKSNQAARIEGNAVSRADTCVGSVVSTGLLVWLSSSSLWIYPHSLSYFNESIGGPLNGAEHLLGSSVDWGQDLRYVYWDACSIDASSRLSVGRLGSLRTPGLFRCPCHQTPAPLEAQAGQYCSVYYIHGGGWDPWCSSNASQLRELLEQQESALNRKRVSYTVVYPLLQSNSK; this is translated from the coding sequence ATGAGCAGCCTGCTAACCAGCTTCCAGAGGCTCGGCCAGCTGGTTGACCAGCCGCGCGTCGCGGGGCGGGTGGTGGTCGGGCTGCTGGCGGTCCACACAAGCCTGCTGATGTACAGCGCGTACGTGCACAGCCCGACACTCAACGAGCCGGGGCACCTAGTCGCCGGCCTTAGCCACTGGAAGTTTGGTAGGTTTGAACTTTACCGCGTGAATCCGCCGCTGGTGCGGATGGCCGCCGCGTTGCCCGTGATGGCCGTGGGCTACGAAAGCGACTGGAGCGGGTTCTATGAAGGACCAGGTGCCCGCCCCGTCTTTGACATGGGCAAGGATTTTGTCGCTGCCAACGGTACACGGACGTTCTTCCTGACGATGATCGCCCGCTGGGCCTGCATACCGTTCAGCTGGCTGGGCGCCGTCGTCTGTTATCTGTGGGGACGCGACCTTTACGGCCGAACCGCGGGACTCATCGCGTGCCTAATTTGGTGCTTCGAGCCCAACATCCTGGCCCACGCATCGCTAATTACCGCCGACGCGCATGCTACCGCATTGGGGCTGGCGGCCTGCTACACGTTCTGGCGATGGCTCAAGACGCCCACCTGGGCACAAGCAGCACTGACCGGCGTCGTACTCGGGCTCGCGGAACTGGCCAAGACCACGCTGATCCTCTTCTACCCCCTCTGGCCGATGCTGTGGCTCGCCTACCGCTGGCAAGACCGGGCAACCATGACGCCTCACACGTGGGGCCGCGAAGCGGGCATGTTGGTCTTGCGGATGGCGATTGGACTGTACGTGGTGAACCTCGGCTACGGATTCGACGAGAGTTTCATGCGGCTCAAAGAGTTCCACTTTGTGAGCAAACTGTTCACCGGCGAAGCCCCTCCGGACTCCGAGACCCGAGAACCGAAACACGAGTTCACCAACCGCTTCGCCAGCACTTGGCTCGCCGACCTACCAGTCCCGTTCCCCAAGAACTACTTGCTGGGCATCGACACTCAGCAGAAGGATTTTGAGAGTTATGGTCGGCCTTCGTACTTGCGAGGGGAATGGAGGGACCGCGGGTGGTGGCACTACTATCTGTACGCAGGCCTCATCAAAGTGCCCCTGGGCTTGCTGACGTTAGGGGGAGCCTGCATTTTACTGTCGCTTTGGGGAGTTCATCCTGCCCCCGCTCGCGACTCTCTGCTTTTGTTGACACCTGCGATAGTCGTCCTTTGCGTCGTGAGCTCGAAGACTGGCTTCAGCGAACACTTCCGGTACGTGCTGCCTGCTTTCCCCTACGCATTTATATGGATCAGCGGAGTTATTACTGCTTACGGCTCCCGAATCTTTGAGAGAAAACTTGACAAATCGAACCAAGCCGCTCGAATAGAGGGCAATGCGGTTAGCCGGGCCGACACTTGCGTGGGCTCGGTTGTTTCCACTGGGCTGCTCGTCTGGTTGAGCTCTAGCAGCTTATGGATCTACCCGCACAGTTTGAGTTACTTTAACGAGTCGATTGGTGGGCCGCTGAATGGGGCAGAGCACTTGCTCGGAAGCAGCGTCGATTGGGGGCAAGACCTTAGGTATGTATATTGGGACGCGTGCTCGATAGACGCAAGCTCGCGCCTTAGCGTCGGACGCCTTGGAAGCTTAAGGACGCCTGGACTTTTTCGTTGCCCGTGTCACCAAACCCCCGCCCCTTTAGAGGCACAGGCGGGGCAGTACTGTAGTGTCTACTATATACACGGTGGAGGCTGGGACCCCTGGTGCAGCTCCAATGCATCCCAGCTACGCGAACTCCTAGAGCAACAAGAAAGTGCCCTAAATCGCAAACGAGTTAGCTATACCGTTGTCTACCCTCTTCTTCAATCCAACTCCAAGTAA
- a CDS encoding glycosyltransferase family 2 protein, with the protein MPALKLVQSETETGPTVATASVSVIVPVYNESGKVNEVVNRLLPLDCVSEVLVIDDGSSDGGVSAAADPSGDRLRVFRHEQNRGKGAAIRTGLANCRGDIVVIQDADLEYAPEEIPRLVEPLLRLEADVVYGTRFGLGDRQQTPRERYLANWLLTWLSNRFTGLSLTDMETGHKAFRRESIDEMKLCEDRFGFEPELTARLAKLGCRIAELPVSYTPRSYAEGKKIGVRDGLRALWCIVRYRYWN; encoded by the coding sequence ATGCCAGCCCTTAAACTAGTACAATCTGAAACAGAGACCGGCCCAACCGTCGCGACAGCTTCGGTCTCGGTCATAGTGCCGGTCTACAACGAGTCCGGCAAGGTGAACGAGGTGGTCAACCGCCTGCTTCCGCTCGATTGCGTGTCCGAAGTGCTCGTGATTGATGACGGGTCGAGCGATGGCGGCGTGTCGGCGGCGGCTGACCCCTCCGGTGATCGCCTGCGGGTGTTTCGTCACGAACAGAACCGAGGGAAAGGGGCTGCCATCCGCACAGGGCTAGCCAACTGCCGTGGCGACATCGTCGTGATCCAAGACGCAGACCTGGAGTACGCCCCGGAAGAGATCCCGCGGCTCGTCGAGCCACTGCTCCGATTGGAAGCGGACGTGGTCTACGGCACACGATTCGGGCTCGGCGACCGCCAGCAAACTCCACGCGAACGCTACTTGGCTAACTGGCTGCTGACCTGGCTCTCCAATCGCTTCACGGGCCTATCGCTCACGGATATGGAGACCGGCCACAAGGCGTTCCGCCGCGAATCGATCGACGAAATGAAGCTCTGTGAAGATCGGTTTGGTTTTGAACCAGAGCTGACGGCAAGGCTGGCCAAGCTCGGCTGCCGGATTGCGGAGCTCCCGGTGAGCTACACGCCGCGATCCTACGCCGAAGGGAAGAAGATCGGAGTGCGCGACGGGCTTCGGGCATTGTGGTGCATTGTGCGTTATCGGTATTGGAACTAA
- a CDS encoding MauE/DoxX family redox-associated membrane protein produces MGVGIAIPDYTSLQKRAANSGLSEVLVMPEFAASNPIKVFANESSSAWATARVAVGILLITSAFVKATSPGESALLESAYSVPQWAILLAVQAETALGIALLWYAWPRQSRRATQTVLLVFSAFFAYRVLGGAESCGCFGLIKVTPWWSVGLNVVVLGALTLVRPETEFRRPRAMRVAFARYVALGGPCLALVAPSGAQAIPLLKDVGGMTLPEPKKWTGQPFPLSGFLEPS; encoded by the coding sequence ATGGGCGTTGGCATCGCGATCCCCGACTACACCAGCCTGCAGAAGCGGGCGGCGAACTCAGGCCTATCCGAGGTTCTCGTAATGCCTGAGTTCGCCGCCAGCAACCCTATCAAGGTTTTTGCCAATGAATCCTCATCGGCGTGGGCGACTGCCCGCGTGGCGGTTGGGATTCTGCTGATTACCTCAGCATTTGTAAAAGCGACATCGCCCGGGGAGTCGGCGCTGCTGGAGTCCGCGTACAGCGTGCCCCAGTGGGCTATCCTGCTAGCCGTCCAAGCAGAGACCGCCCTGGGCATAGCCCTGCTGTGGTACGCCTGGCCCCGCCAATCGCGACGAGCCACCCAGACTGTGCTGTTGGTGTTCTCCGCGTTCTTTGCGTACCGTGTGCTTGGCGGCGCCGAGTCATGCGGCTGCTTCGGCCTGATCAAGGTCACCCCTTGGTGGTCGGTCGGGCTCAACGTTGTTGTCTTAGGCGCGCTGACGCTTGTCAGGCCCGAAACCGAGTTTCGCCGCCCTCGCGCAATGCGTGTCGCGTTCGCCAGATACGTCGCGTTAGGCGGCCCGTGCCTCGCGTTGGTTGCCCCCAGTGGGGCGCAAGCAATCCCGCTGCTTAAAGACGTTGGCGGGATGACGTTACCAGAACCGAAGAAGTGGACTGGCCAGCCCTTCCCGCTAAGCGGATTTCTCGAGCCATCCTAA
- a CDS encoding DUF1573 domain-containing protein: MTRAWESTAILAFVVALWSGYGLLQSDNGNSPQLQGLPAQTSIHLGSLDPGATLSETLFLRNGSQSTLQISTIRTSCGCSEATATTDSVLPGQLLTIKCAFDIGRRRGQFSTSILIDYKVSDRVPQQRSSILVSADIEDDYAFQPHGAIAFSSHSKQRKVLRIESLIGTDAPTILRCEPRNTWIKAAVHPSNPNLLTIEFDPSDWPGTPSHSGVTVVTDNTRQPTAELPVEILHN, translated from the coding sequence ATGACGCGTGCTTGGGAGTCAACTGCGATTTTGGCGTTTGTTGTCGCCTTATGGAGCGGTTACGGACTCCTGCAGTCAGACAATGGGAATTCGCCTCAATTGCAGGGATTGCCCGCACAGACTTCAATACATTTGGGATCGCTAGATCCTGGTGCAACGTTATCCGAGACCTTATTCCTAAGGAATGGCTCTCAAAGCACGTTGCAAATCAGCACGATTCGAACGAGCTGCGGGTGCTCTGAAGCGACTGCGACCACAGACTCCGTCCTTCCTGGCCAACTACTCACCATTAAGTGTGCGTTTGATATCGGTCGAAGAAGAGGTCAATTCTCCACGTCGATACTGATCGACTACAAGGTGAGTGACAGAGTACCGCAGCAGAGAAGCTCAATCCTCGTTAGCGCCGACATCGAAGATGATTACGCATTCCAACCGCACGGTGCCATCGCCTTCAGCTCGCATTCGAAACAACGAAAAGTGCTTAGGATTGAATCACTGATCGGAACAGATGCACCAACTATCCTACGCTGCGAACCTCGCAATACGTGGATTAAGGCTGCTGTGCATCCCTCCAATCCGAATTTGCTCACAATCGAGTTTGATCCTAGCGATTGGCCCGGCACTCCGTCGCATTCGGGCGTTACCGTAGTCACCGACAACACGAGACAGCCCACCGCAGAATTGCCGGTTGAAATTCTTCACAACTGA